One window from the genome of Hyperolius riggenbachi isolate aHypRig1 chromosome 6, aHypRig1.pri, whole genome shotgun sequence encodes:
- the CEBPG gene encoding CCAAT/enhancer-binding protein gamma isoform X2, which yields MNVPPPTSPEDLSDVQSGSPATPQLVPLNPGGGGKATPPSKSKKGQRMDRSSDEYRLRRERNNMAVKKSRLKSKQKAQDTLQRVNQLKEENERLEAKIKLLTKELSVLKDLFLEHAHSLADNVQPASSTSGQESDAQ from the coding sequence ATGAATGTACCTCCGCCTACTTCACCCGAAGACCTTAGTGATGTCCAATCAGGCAGCCCAGCCACTCCCCAGCTTGTGCCTCTAAACCCAGGTGGTGGAGGTAAAGCCACACCTCCCAGTAAAAGCAAGAAAGGACAGCGGATGGATCGTAGCAGTGATGAGTACCGCCTACGCAGAGAGCGTAATAATATGGCAGTCAAAAAGAGCCGGTTAAAAAGCAAACAGAAAGCTCAAGACACATTGCAAAGAGTTAACCAACTAAAAGAAGAAAATGAACGCCTTGAGGCAAAAATTAAGCTCCTAACTAAAGAGCTAAGTGTACTGAAGGACCTGTTCCTAGAGCATGCACACAGTCTAGCAGACAATGTGCAACCTGCTAGCTCTACATCAGGGCAAGAGAGTGATGCACAATAA